One genomic region from Hyalangium ruber encodes:
- a CDS encoding potassium transporter Kup — MSTTLPAPGAPPVEPDISRRTAALALGALGVVYGDIGTSPLYSLRECFSGPHGITPTPANVMGVLSLIFWALFIIISVKYLLFVLRADNRGEGGILALLALVMQRPKGSQASRPGRPLLVMLGLFGAALLYGDGIITPAVSVLSAVEGLSVATPIFKPYIVPITLVILLALFLVQRHGTGGIGTVFGPVMCLWFVTLAVLGGKELVHNPAVLGALSPVQGVRFFLENGKQGFLVLGAVFLVVTGGEALYADMGHFGRRPIRWAWFCMVLPGLMLNYLGQGALLLRAPEAAHNPFYLLAPSWALYPLVVLATVATVIASQALISGAFSLTRQAMQLGYCPRMEVVHTSAEEMGQIYLPTLNRMLLIGVFIVVLGFRSSTALAAAYGIAVTATMAITTVLAYVVARERWGASRAVALPVAGVFLAVDLAFFGSNAVKIVHGGWFPLLLAVVIFTLLTTWKRGREILGGKMRVGSMDLGDLLKSLDGVHAPMRVPGTAVFMTGSPLGTPPALLHNLKHNKVLHEQVVLLTILSEDVPHVPPEEQLEVETLEQGFVRVIARYGFMDNPSVPNILQRCRERGLQFQLMRTSFFLGRETLIPSKKPGMAMWREALFSWMSRNARSATAFFRIPPNRVVELGAQVEL; from the coding sequence GTGAGCACGACCCTGCCGGCACCGGGTGCGCCTCCGGTGGAGCCCGACATCTCCCGCCGCACAGCGGCGCTGGCCCTAGGGGCCCTGGGTGTCGTCTATGGGGACATCGGCACCAGCCCGCTGTACTCGCTGCGGGAGTGCTTCAGCGGGCCGCATGGCATTACCCCGACGCCCGCCAACGTCATGGGCGTGCTGTCGCTCATCTTCTGGGCGCTGTTCATCATCATCTCGGTGAAGTACCTGCTCTTCGTCCTGCGGGCGGACAACCGGGGAGAGGGGGGCATCCTGGCGCTGTTGGCGTTGGTGATGCAGCGGCCCAAGGGCAGCCAGGCGTCGCGTCCGGGACGACCGCTGCTGGTGATGTTGGGGCTGTTCGGCGCGGCGCTCCTGTACGGGGATGGCATCATCACGCCAGCCGTCTCGGTGCTGAGCGCCGTTGAGGGCCTGAGCGTGGCCACGCCCATCTTCAAGCCCTACATCGTTCCCATCACGCTGGTCATCCTGCTGGCGCTCTTCTTGGTGCAGCGGCATGGCACGGGCGGCATCGGCACCGTGTTTGGACCCGTCATGTGCCTGTGGTTCGTCACCCTGGCGGTGCTGGGGGGGAAGGAACTGGTACACAACCCGGCCGTGCTGGGCGCGCTGTCGCCGGTGCAGGGCGTGCGCTTCTTTCTGGAGAATGGGAAGCAGGGCTTCCTGGTGCTGGGGGCCGTCTTCCTGGTGGTGACGGGGGGCGAGGCGCTCTACGCGGACATGGGCCACTTCGGGCGCCGTCCCATCCGCTGGGCGTGGTTCTGCATGGTGCTGCCGGGGCTGATGCTCAACTACCTGGGCCAGGGAGCGCTGCTGCTGCGTGCGCCGGAGGCCGCGCATAATCCCTTCTATCTGTTGGCCCCGAGCTGGGCGCTCTACCCGCTGGTGGTGCTGGCCACGGTGGCCACGGTGATCGCCTCGCAGGCGCTCATCTCGGGGGCCTTCTCGCTCACCCGCCAGGCCATGCAGCTGGGCTACTGCCCGCGCATGGAGGTGGTGCATACCTCGGCGGAGGAGATGGGGCAGATCTACCTGCCGACCCTCAACCGGATGTTGTTGATCGGTGTCTTCATCGTGGTGCTGGGCTTCCGCAGCTCCACCGCGCTGGCCGCGGCGTACGGCATCGCGGTGACCGCCACCATGGCCATCACCACGGTGCTGGCGTATGTGGTGGCGCGCGAGCGCTGGGGGGCGAGCCGGGCGGTGGCCCTGCCCGTGGCGGGGGTGTTCCTGGCGGTGGATCTGGCCTTCTTCGGCTCCAACGCGGTGAAGATCGTCCACGGGGGGTGGTTCCCGCTGCTGCTGGCGGTGGTCATCTTCACGCTGCTGACGACGTGGAAGCGCGGGAGGGAGATCCTCGGGGGCAAGATGCGCGTCGGCAGCATGGACCTGGGGGACCTGCTGAAGAGCCTCGACGGTGTCCACGCACCGATGCGAGTGCCGGGCACGGCGGTGTTCATGACGGGCAGTCCGTTGGGGACACCGCCCGCGCTGCTGCACAACCTCAAGCACAACAAGGTGCTGCACGAGCAGGTGGTGCTGCTGACGATTCTCTCGGAGGACGTGCCGCACGTGCCACCGGAGGAGCAGTTGGAGGTGGAGACGCTGGAGCAGGGCTTCGTACGGGTGATTGCCCGCTACGGCTTCATGGACAACCCCAGCGTCCCGAACATCCTCCAGCGATGCCGGGAGAGGGGGTTGCAGTTCCAGCTGATGCGTACCTCGTTCTTCCTGGGGCGGGAGACGTTGATTCCGTCGAAGAAGCCGGGGATGGCGATGTGGCGCGAGGCGCTGTTCTCGTGGATGAGCCGCAACGCGCGCAGCGCCACGGCGTTCTTCCGGATTCCGCCCAACCGCGTGGTGGAACTGGGCGCGCAGGTGGAGCTGTAG
- a CDS encoding porin yields MSSNVSLRLFGAVPLFLVLWLGIGTSAWSQEVPAPASEPGAAPAPEPAPPPPPPPAPPPAEAPANPQPIITVEPGRGIVVKTPDNRYSFGVRARLQFRDTFQHFEESNTNEIQIRTVRLILSGNVLSPDLRYTVQLAFGGNDFDTGSSSPIFDAYVDYTRFRDLNIRVGQFFVPFDRARTIREFALQMVDRQIAVRELNLDRDVGVMLSSNNLFGLKELLGYQFFLGGGDGRNRFTAYAPGVLSTLRLTVRPFGAFDDDQEADLTRSAKPRLALGVAGAYNFQTSRRNSTHGTAFTAGTATYTHLAADLVVKYRGFSLLAEGLWRDAREDVLERVINGTLTREQTRSGHGYFVQAGMMVNSQVEVTARWDKLFARGATDPQLVQLVQTQGKQLGAGFNVYLNGHAFKVQADYFHIFGSVDGSRQLARVQLDASF; encoded by the coding sequence ATGTCTTCGAACGTCTCCCTGCGCCTCTTTGGCGCCGTCCCTCTCTTTCTCGTGCTGTGGCTTGGAATCGGAACCTCCGCCTGGAGCCAGGAGGTGCCTGCCCCCGCGAGCGAGCCTGGCGCCGCGCCGGCCCCCGAGCCGGCACCGCCGCCTCCTCCTCCTCCAGCACCTCCGCCAGCGGAGGCCCCCGCCAACCCTCAGCCCATCATCACCGTCGAGCCCGGGCGCGGCATCGTGGTGAAGACGCCCGACAATCGCTACTCGTTCGGAGTCCGGGCGCGGCTCCAGTTCCGGGACACGTTCCAGCACTTCGAGGAGAGCAACACCAACGAGATCCAGATCCGGACGGTCCGCCTCATCCTCTCCGGCAACGTGCTGTCGCCGGACCTCCGCTACACCGTGCAGCTCGCCTTCGGCGGCAATGACTTCGACACGGGCAGCAGCTCGCCGATCTTCGACGCGTATGTGGACTACACCCGCTTCCGGGACCTGAACATCCGCGTCGGGCAGTTCTTCGTGCCCTTCGATCGCGCGCGCACCATCCGCGAGTTCGCGCTGCAGATGGTCGATCGGCAGATCGCCGTGCGCGAGCTGAACCTGGACCGCGACGTGGGCGTGATGCTCTCGTCCAACAACCTCTTCGGCTTGAAGGAGCTGCTCGGCTACCAGTTCTTCCTGGGCGGAGGCGACGGGCGCAACCGCTTCACGGCGTATGCCCCCGGAGTGCTCTCCACCCTGCGGCTCACCGTGCGTCCGTTCGGCGCCTTCGATGATGACCAGGAGGCGGACCTGACGCGCTCGGCGAAGCCCCGGTTGGCCCTGGGTGTGGCGGGCGCCTACAACTTCCAGACCTCGCGCCGCAACAGCACGCACGGCACGGCCTTCACCGCCGGGACGGCCACGTACACGCATCTCGCCGCGGACCTGGTCGTCAAATACCGGGGCTTCTCGCTGCTCGCCGAGGGCCTGTGGAGGGATGCGCGGGAGGATGTCCTGGAGCGCGTCATCAACGGCACCCTCACCCGCGAGCAGACCCGCTCGGGGCATGGCTACTTCGTGCAGGCGGGCATGATGGTGAACTCGCAGGTCGAGGTGACGGCGCGCTGGGACAAGCTCTTCGCGCGGGGAGCGACGGACCCGCAGCTGGTGCAGCTCGTGCAGACCCAGGGCAAGCAGCTCGGAGCCGGGTTCAACGTCTACCTGAATGGCCACGCCTTCAAGGTGCAGGCCGACTACTTCCACATCTTCGGCTCCGTGGACGGCTCGCGTCAGTTGGCCCGTGTGCAGCTCGACGCCAGCTTCTGA
- a CDS encoding PrsW family intramembrane metalloprotease → MEVFLLGGSAVVPSLLLFWYIRARDKNPEPHGMLLKTFLLGALICAPVIPLAIGLESMGQGLAVGMWGAALVQAFLGAAIPEELFKYLVLRGYVWRKHHFDEPLDGVVYGATASLGFATLENILYVNKYGLGTAVVRAISAVPGHAFTGVVMGAFVGRARFAPPEQRLPLLLTGLGSAILLHGAYDAFLFTHSSYAFLAFAVLFLEIHWGRQLYKALQVEQVALQPVAVAGSVPVAMTVDAPRRSRPLRTFGSWCKLGMGGLGLSACGLWWLAVAAALFLDTSGTPLSQGEKAGLVIVSLVPTGFFLWLFRSGLRGPFEVASSVITDG, encoded by the coding sequence ATGGAAGTGTTTCTCCTGGGGGGCTCGGCGGTCGTCCCGTCGCTGCTGCTGTTTTGGTACATCCGCGCGCGGGACAAGAACCCCGAGCCCCATGGAATGTTGCTGAAGACATTCCTGCTGGGCGCGCTCATCTGCGCTCCGGTCATCCCCTTGGCGATCGGCCTGGAGTCGATGGGGCAGGGGCTGGCGGTGGGCATGTGGGGCGCGGCCCTGGTGCAGGCCTTTCTCGGCGCCGCCATCCCCGAGGAGCTCTTCAAGTACCTGGTGCTGCGCGGGTACGTGTGGCGCAAGCACCACTTCGATGAGCCGCTGGATGGCGTCGTCTACGGCGCCACGGCCTCGCTCGGCTTCGCCACGCTGGAGAACATCCTCTATGTGAACAAGTACGGCCTGGGCACCGCCGTGGTGCGCGCGATCAGCGCCGTGCCGGGCCATGCCTTCACGGGCGTGGTGATGGGCGCCTTCGTGGGCCGTGCGCGCTTCGCCCCGCCGGAGCAGCGCCTGCCGCTGCTGCTGACCGGGCTGGGCTCGGCCATCCTGCTGCACGGCGCCTACGACGCCTTCCTCTTCACCCACTCCAGCTATGCCTTCCTGGCCTTCGCGGTGCTGTTCCTGGAGATCCACTGGGGACGGCAGCTCTACAAAGCGCTCCAGGTCGAGCAGGTGGCGCTCCAGCCGGTGGCGGTGGCCGGGAGCGTACCCGTGGCGATGACGGTGGACGCCCCGCGCCGAAGCCGGCCCCTGCGGACCTTCGGCTCCTGGTGCAAGCTGGGCATGGGAGGCCTGGGCCTGTCGGCCTGTGGCCTCTGGTGGCTGGCCGTGGCCGCCGCGCTCTTCCTCGACACCTCGGGAACTCCCCTGAGCCAGGGCGAGAAGGCGGGGCTGGTGATCGTCTCGCTCGTCCCCACGGGATTCTTCCTGTGGCTCTTCCGCTCGGGACTGCGCGGTCCCTTCGAGGTGGCTTCATCCGTCATAACGGATGGCTGA
- a CDS encoding phosphoadenylyl-sulfate reductase — protein sequence MSLARPIPETPSQVEFLAATESLKNASAEQILAWAEQRFGAQAAIASSFGAEDVVLIDLASKHAPSLRLFTLDTGRLPSETYELIEVLRNRYGLTVETFFPERERVEALESSKGYFSFRKSIEARKECCGIRKVEPLNRALAGRQAWVTGLRREQSVTRTSVAAVEFDADHGGLLKLNPLVSWSSKDVWAYIQENSLPYNTLHDRGYPSIGCAPCTRAVKPYEDERAGRWWWESAENRECGLHVRG from the coding sequence ATGTCCCTGGCGCGCCCCATCCCTGAAACCCCGTCCCAGGTGGAGTTCCTGGCCGCTACGGAGTCGCTGAAGAACGCCTCCGCCGAGCAGATCCTCGCCTGGGCCGAGCAGCGATTCGGAGCGCAGGCGGCCATCGCCTCGAGCTTCGGCGCCGAGGACGTGGTCCTCATCGATCTGGCGAGCAAGCACGCGCCCAGCCTGCGCCTGTTCACGCTCGATACCGGCCGACTGCCCTCGGAGACGTATGAGCTCATCGAGGTGCTCCGCAACCGCTACGGGCTCACCGTGGAGACGTTCTTCCCGGAGCGCGAGCGCGTGGAGGCGCTCGAGTCGAGCAAGGGCTACTTCTCCTTTCGCAAGAGCATCGAGGCGCGCAAGGAGTGTTGCGGCATCCGCAAGGTGGAGCCGCTCAACCGCGCGTTGGCCGGCCGCCAGGCGTGGGTGACGGGGCTGCGCCGGGAACAGTCCGTCACGCGCACCTCGGTGGCCGCCGTGGAGTTCGATGCGGACCACGGCGGTCTGCTCAAGCTCAACCCCCTGGTCTCCTGGAGCTCCAAGGACGTGTGGGCGTACATCCAGGAGAACAGCCTGCCGTACAACACGCTCCACGATCGCGGCTACCCGTCCATCGGCTGCGCGCCCTGCACACGCGCGGTGAAGCCCTACGAGGACGAGCGCGCTGGCCGCTGGTGGTGGGAGTCCGCCGAGAACCGTGAGTGCGGCCTGCACGTCCGGGGCTGA
- a CDS encoding precorrin-2 dehydrogenase/sirohydrochlorin ferrochelatase family protein, translating to MSSAVTAIDYPVCLRLQGKRVLLIGAGSIAEGRALQLLEAGVRLRVIAPAATDTLRHLATEGRLELVERAYVPGDVAGHAVVFVATDDRRVSLAVAEETRALGIWLNAADEPDLCDFTLPSVGRRGPITVAVSTAGLAPALARTLRRQLVEQVSRHHVRLARLSGWLRERLPRTPGRSRVLRLLVEDEFGGRLARGQRRDAWARLRTEIETLGETR from the coding sequence ATGTCTTCCGCCGTTACCGCCATCGACTACCCCGTCTGCTTGCGCCTGCAGGGCAAGCGCGTGCTGCTCATCGGGGCTGGGAGCATCGCCGAGGGCCGGGCGCTCCAGCTCCTCGAGGCCGGCGTGCGGCTGCGGGTGATCGCCCCCGCCGCCACCGACACGCTCCGGCACCTGGCCACCGAGGGGCGCCTGGAGCTGGTGGAGCGCGCCTATGTCCCCGGTGACGTCGCCGGACATGCCGTGGTCTTCGTGGCCACGGATGATCGGCGCGTGAGCCTGGCGGTGGCGGAGGAGACCCGGGCGCTGGGCATCTGGCTGAACGCCGCGGATGAGCCGGACCTGTGCGACTTCACCCTGCCCTCGGTGGGACGGCGTGGCCCCATCACCGTGGCGGTCTCCACGGCGGGCCTGGCACCGGCCCTGGCGCGCACCCTGCGCCGGCAGCTCGTGGAGCAGGTGTCGCGCCACCACGTGCGGCTCGCGCGCTTGAGCGGATGGCTGCGCGAGCGGCTGCCCCGGACTCCCGGTCGGAGCCGGGTGCTGCGCCTGCTGGTGGAAGACGAGTTTGGCGGACGGCTGGCCCGAGGCCAGCGCCGGGATGCGTGGGCCCGGCTCCGCACGGAGATCGAGACGTTGGGAGAGACGCGATGA
- the cobA gene encoding uroporphyrinogen-III C-methyltransferase, producing MSRRGRGCVYLVGAGPGDPGLLTLRAAQLLARADTVVHDRLVHPGVLEHARPHARILYVGKEGGGESVRQEDIHTLLITQARLGRTVVRLKGGDPFVFGRGGEEALALEAADIPYEVVPGVSSVAAVPAAAAIPITHRGLAGSVTFATAHRAEGAPNWVHLAGAETLVLFMAGGRLEETTRALLSAGRSPTTPAAVVEAGTWEHQRVLEGTLTDIATRAQEAEVASPALLVVGEVVSLRSQLRSLAARPVAEPALPLTAEAAHE from the coding sequence ATGAGCAGACGCGGTAGAGGTTGTGTGTACCTGGTGGGCGCGGGTCCAGGAGACCCGGGGCTGCTGACGCTGCGGGCGGCCCAGCTGCTCGCGCGCGCGGACACGGTGGTGCATGACCGCCTCGTCCACCCCGGGGTGCTGGAGCACGCGCGCCCCCACGCCCGCATCCTCTATGTGGGCAAGGAGGGCGGCGGAGAGTCGGTCCGGCAGGAGGACATCCACACCCTGCTCATCACCCAGGCCCGGCTGGGCCGCACCGTGGTGCGCCTCAAGGGCGGGGACCCCTTCGTCTTCGGTCGCGGCGGCGAGGAGGCCCTCGCGCTGGAGGCGGCGGACATTCCCTACGAGGTGGTGCCGGGCGTCTCCAGCGTGGCGGCGGTGCCGGCGGCGGCGGCCATCCCCATCACCCACCGGGGCCTCGCGGGCTCGGTGACGTTCGCCACCGCGCACCGCGCCGAGGGCGCTCCGAACTGGGTACACCTGGCCGGCGCGGAGACCCTGGTGCTCTTCATGGCGGGCGGCAGGTTGGAGGAGACGACGCGCGCGCTGCTCTCCGCAGGGCGCTCGCCCACCACGCCCGCCGCCGTCGTGGAGGCTGGCACCTGGGAACACCAGCGCGTGCTTGAAGGCACGCTCACCGACATCGCCACGCGGGCCCAGGAGGCCGAGGTGGCCTCGCCCGCGCTGCTCGTGGTGGGCGAGGTCGTCTCCCTGCGCTCGCAGCTGCGCTCGCTGGCCGCCCGCCCCGTGGCGGAGCCGGCATTGCCCCTGACCGCGGAGGCGGCTCATGAGTAA
- the cysD gene encoding sulfate adenylyltransferase subunit CysD: protein MSNSPKLSHLAVLEAESIQILRETVAEFANPVMLYSIGKDSQVLLHLARKAFHPAPLPFPLLHVDTTWKFRDMYAFRDRFVAQHGFRLLVHQNRRALAEGMNPFDHTSQKYTHAMKTQALLEALAEHGFDAAFGGARRDEEKSRAKERVFSFRDRHGQWEPRRQRPELWNLYNGRVDKGESMRVFPLSNWTELDVWHYVLRERIPVVPLYFAAERPVIDRNGTWLMVDDERMRLRPGERPVMKRVRFRTLGCYPLSGAIESSATTVEAVIDEMVNARQSERQGRLIDHDEEGSMESKKREGYF from the coding sequence ATGAGTAACTCCCCGAAGCTCTCCCACCTGGCGGTGCTCGAGGCGGAGAGCATCCAGATCCTCCGCGAGACAGTGGCGGAGTTCGCCAACCCGGTGATGCTCTACAGCATCGGCAAGGACTCGCAGGTGCTGCTGCACCTGGCGCGCAAGGCCTTCCACCCGGCGCCCCTGCCCTTCCCGCTGCTGCACGTGGACACCACGTGGAAGTTCCGGGACATGTACGCCTTCCGCGACCGGTTCGTCGCCCAGCATGGCTTCCGGCTCCTGGTTCACCAGAACCGCCGGGCACTCGCCGAGGGCATGAACCCGTTCGACCACACCAGCCAGAAGTACACCCACGCCATGAAGACGCAGGCGCTGCTGGAGGCGCTGGCGGAGCATGGCTTCGACGCGGCCTTCGGCGGCGCGCGGCGCGACGAGGAGAAGTCCCGCGCCAAGGAGCGGGTGTTCTCCTTCCGAGACAGACACGGGCAGTGGGAGCCGCGCCGGCAGCGGCCCGAGCTGTGGAACCTCTACAACGGCCGCGTGGACAAGGGCGAGAGCATGCGCGTCTTCCCGCTCTCCAACTGGACCGAGCTGGACGTGTGGCACTACGTCCTCCGGGAGCGCATCCCGGTCGTCCCGCTGTACTTCGCCGCCGAGCGCCCCGTCATCGATCGCAACGGCACGTGGCTGATGGTGGATGACGAGCGCATGCGGCTGCGGCCGGGGGAGCGCCCGGTGATGAAGCGGGTGCGGTTCCGCACGCTGGGGTGCTACCCGCTGAGCGGCGCCATCGAGTCGTCCGCCACCACGGTCGAAGCGGTCATCGACGAGATGGTGAATGCCCGCCAGTCCGAGCGGCAGGGCCGGCTCATCGACCACGACGAAGAGGGCTCGATGGAGTCCAAGAAGCGCGAGGGCTACTTCTGA
- a CDS encoding sulfate adenylyltransferase subunit 1, with protein sequence METALQPANDIQRFLSEHADKELLRLVVVGSVDDGKSTLLGRLLYECDSLFEDQISAVRRATAKRAAAAREGVPTEALAQGLKAAAGAEVEEIDFSLFTDGLKAEREQGITIDVAYRYFSTPRRKVIAADTPGHIQYTRNMATGASTADAAVILVDARLGVLPQTRRHAYIASLLGIPYLAVAVNKMDIVDFDREVFERIGAEFTTFTKELGFTQVRLFPVSARAGDNITRPSTRTPWNENGTLLSWLESLPHQRRLDEAPFRFPVQYVLRPHLDYRGFAGQIASGTVKLGDEVVVLPSLRRSRVAAIDTFSGSHAEESAPSSITLLLADEVDISRGDVIAHPEHLPQVLHRLEAMLVWFGEQPLDHTRRYLVKHSTRTVPAHVEQILWRKDLENLTEVSAEALGLNDIGKVRLVCKRPLVCDPYQANRNTGAFIVIDALTNDTVAAGMILGPAGSEAEQASAGSLVTTKERRERLGQTGGVIVLPDAPNAEQQAFALERRLFDLGRHVSVVRGDTDVALALAEAGLLAIVHAPSLQARRALHAQLRDGDLSWVELDASANLEGWLGQIAAAQEKTS encoded by the coding sequence ATGGAAACCGCACTGCAACCCGCGAACGACATCCAGCGTTTCCTCAGCGAGCACGCGGACAAGGAATTGCTGCGACTGGTGGTGGTGGGCTCGGTGGACGACGGCAAGTCCACGCTGCTGGGCCGGCTGCTCTACGAGTGCGACAGCCTGTTCGAGGATCAGATCTCCGCGGTCCGGCGCGCCACCGCCAAACGCGCGGCGGCGGCCCGCGAGGGCGTACCCACGGAGGCGCTGGCCCAGGGGCTCAAGGCCGCGGCGGGCGCCGAGGTGGAGGAGATCGACTTCTCGCTCTTCACCGACGGCCTGAAGGCCGAGCGTGAGCAGGGCATCACCATCGACGTGGCGTACCGCTACTTCTCCACGCCGCGCCGCAAGGTCATTGCCGCCGACACGCCGGGACACATCCAGTACACGCGCAACATGGCCACCGGCGCCTCCACGGCGGACGCGGCGGTCATCCTCGTGGACGCGCGCCTGGGCGTGCTGCCGCAGACGCGGCGCCACGCGTACATCGCCTCGCTGCTGGGCATCCCCTACCTGGCGGTGGCGGTGAACAAGATGGACATCGTGGACTTCGATCGCGAGGTCTTCGAGCGCATCGGCGCCGAGTTCACCACGTTCACGAAGGAGCTCGGCTTCACCCAGGTCCGGCTCTTCCCCGTGAGCGCCCGCGCGGGCGACAACATCACCCGCCCGAGCACGCGCACGCCCTGGAACGAGAACGGCACGCTCCTGTCGTGGCTGGAGTCCCTGCCCCACCAGCGCCGGCTGGACGAGGCGCCCTTCCGCTTCCCCGTGCAGTACGTGCTCCGCCCGCACCTGGACTACCGGGGGTTCGCGGGACAGATCGCCTCGGGCACCGTGAAGCTGGGAGACGAGGTGGTGGTGCTGCCCTCCCTGCGCCGGAGCCGGGTGGCGGCCATCGACACCTTCTCGGGCTCGCACGCGGAGGAGAGCGCGCCCTCCTCCATCACCCTGCTGCTGGCCGACGAGGTCGACATCAGCCGGGGTGACGTGATTGCCCACCCCGAGCACCTGCCGCAGGTGCTGCACCGGCTGGAGGCGATGCTGGTGTGGTTCGGCGAGCAGCCCCTGGACCACACGCGCCGCTACCTGGTGAAGCACTCCACGCGCACGGTGCCGGCCCACGTCGAGCAGATCCTCTGGCGCAAGGACCTGGAGAACCTGACCGAGGTTTCCGCGGAGGCCCTGGGCCTCAATGACATCGGCAAGGTGCGCCTGGTGTGCAAGCGGCCCCTGGTCTGCGACCCGTACCAGGCCAACCGGAACACCGGCGCCTTCATCGTCATCGACGCGCTCACCAACGACACGGTGGCGGCGGGGATGATCCTCGGGCCGGCGGGCTCGGAGGCGGAGCAGGCCTCGGCGGGCTCCCTCGTCACGACGAAGGAGCGGCGCGAGCGGCTCGGCCAGACCGGCGGCGTCATCGTCCTGCCGGACGCTCCGAATGCCGAGCAGCAGGCGTTCGCCCTGGAGCGCCGCCTGTTCGACCTGGGCCGGCACGTGTCGGTCGTCCGGGGTGACACCGACGTGGCGCTGGCGCTGGCGGAGGCGGGACTGCTGGCCATCGTCCACGCGCCCTCGCTCCAGGCCCGGCGGGCCCTTCACGCGCAGCTTCGCGACGGAGACCTCAGCTGGGTCGAGCTCGACGCCTCCGCGAACCTGGAGGGCTGGCTCGGTCAGATCGCGGCGGCGCAGGAGAAGACGTCATGA